A window from Moritella yayanosii encodes these proteins:
- a CDS encoding MotA/TolQ/ExbB proton channel family protein gives MPKVSLGNILQQVKQATNHEIKAAEELVINFKGELTEQRKKLQTAKDNLLNRQRYNQEAEEQLLLLQQQLRQKQQLWQKEQQALKTLSMTIVEHGNLLLERVKPSGLWGLDTSGFQTGLSQDVDIKQIYQLWQALVEQLLYTSEVHQYDTSIIMPDGVRKTSLITQWGPFTSHSQFGWLSYLPEHKVWQVFSPQPDIKPVIGGMRIDPSLGKLLQKKAQEPTLFERLRPAGIIGVLIAIIGAIAVFIAAVRCYSLCREQQAVQWQIMHSEVNDRSSLGRILNAVEIAELEQAKDGDITLLEAVIDAAVLKEVPVLRKGLASLAVLTGIPPLLGLLGTVAGMIETFRVITEQGSANSQLLSGGIAQALLTTELGLIVAVPLLLIHCGVKNQANRLIVLLEQQAAGLVVARHSGWQQ, from the coding sequence ATGCCAAAGGTCTCATTAGGCAATATTTTACAACAAGTAAAGCAAGCGACTAACCATGAAATTAAAGCGGCAGAAGAATTAGTTATTAATTTTAAGGGCGAGTTGACTGAACAGCGTAAGAAATTGCAAACGGCGAAGGATAATTTGCTCAACCGTCAACGGTATAATCAAGAAGCGGAAGAGCAGCTATTGTTATTGCAACAGCAATTACGTCAGAAGCAGCAACTGTGGCAAAAAGAACAGCAGGCATTGAAAACCTTGTCTATGACGATTGTTGAGCATGGCAATTTATTACTTGAACGAGTCAAACCTTCCGGTCTGTGGGGCTTAGATACGAGTGGTTTTCAAACGGGTTTATCTCAGGATGTGGATATAAAACAAATATATCAATTGTGGCAGGCACTCGTCGAACAATTGTTATATACCAGTGAAGTACATCAATATGATACGTCAATTATTATGCCAGACGGAGTGCGTAAAACGAGCCTAATAACGCAATGGGGTCCATTTACGAGTCACAGTCAGTTTGGTTGGTTAAGTTATTTACCCGAGCACAAAGTGTGGCAGGTATTTAGTCCTCAACCGGATATTAAACCCGTGATCGGTGGGATGAGAATTGATCCTAGCTTGGGTAAATTATTACAGAAAAAAGCGCAGGAACCGACCCTTTTTGAACGTTTACGTCCGGCTGGCATCATTGGTGTTTTAATCGCTATTATTGGTGCTATTGCCGTATTTATTGCAGCGGTTCGCTGTTATTCATTATGTCGTGAACAGCAAGCGGTGCAATGGCAAATAATGCATAGTGAAGTCAATGATAGAAGTAGTTTAGGGCGTATTCTTAACGCGGTTGAAATTGCCGAATTGGAGCAAGCTAAAGACGGTGATATTACGCTGTTGGAGGCTGTCATTGATGCTGCCGTATTAAAAGAGGTGCCAGTATTACGCAAGGGTTTAGCATCACTCGCTGTATTGACAGGGATCCCACCTTTACTGGGGCTGTTAGGTACAGTGGCAGGTATGATTGAAACCTTTAGAGTGATTACCGAGCAGGGCAGTGCCAATAGTCAATTATTATCAGGGGGGATTGCCCAAGCCTTATTGACGACGGAACTTGGATTGATTGTCGCGGTACCTTTATTACTTATCCATTGTGGGGTAAAAAATCAGGCTAATCGATTAATTGTGCTGTTGGAACAGCAAGCTGCCGGATTGGTTGTTGCTCGCCATAGTGGGTGGCAGCAGTAA
- a CDS encoding Cof-type HAD-IIB family hydrolase, with amino-acid sequence MYKLIALDMDGTLLNSHGAISPRNKQAILAAIAQGTRVVLASGRPLEGMNWALEELGMTGKDDYVACYNGSLVYQVADKRLLRSQTVTGADAKKLAELANKLGVHVHAFSVKAGLITPKHNYYTDHEAKINGLSITEVDFSTLSDDEEMLKVMMIDEPEKLSAAIAQLPASLYEQYNILQSAPFFLEFLHTDSHKGIGVKAIAQQFGINADEVICMGDAGNDKQMLEYAGLGVAMANATDDIKAIANHITASHNDDGVALVIEEFVLNK; translated from the coding sequence ATGTATAAATTAATCGCGTTAGATATGGATGGTACTTTACTTAATTCTCACGGTGCTATTTCACCGCGTAATAAGCAAGCGATCCTTGCTGCAATAGCGCAGGGTACGCGTGTCGTGCTTGCTTCAGGACGACCACTGGAAGGCATGAATTGGGCGTTAGAAGAATTGGGTATGACAGGTAAAGATGATTATGTTGCTTGTTACAATGGCAGCTTAGTTTATCAAGTTGCGGACAAGCGGTTGTTGCGTAGCCAAACAGTGACGGGTGCAGATGCCAAAAAACTTGCCGAATTAGCCAACAAGCTCGGTGTGCACGTGCATGCATTTTCAGTCAAAGCGGGACTGATCACCCCTAAACATAATTACTATACCGACCATGAAGCTAAAATTAATGGTCTGTCTATCACTGAAGTGGACTTTAGTACCCTAAGTGATGATGAAGAAATGCTAAAAGTGATGATGATTGACGAGCCAGAAAAACTATCTGCCGCGATTGCGCAATTACCAGCATCACTCTACGAGCAATATAACATTTTGCAAAGTGCGCCGTTCTTTTTAGAGTTTCTTCATACCGACAGCCACAAAGGCATCGGTGTTAAAGCCATTGCGCAACAGTTTGGCATTAACGCTGATGAAGTGATTTGCATGGGTGACGCCGGTAACGATAAGCAAATGCTAGAATATGCTGGTTTGGGCGTAGCCATGGCTAATGCTACTGATGACATTAAAGCTATCGCTAATCATATTACCGCCAGTCATAATGACGATGGTGTCGCACTGGTTATTGAAGAATTTGTGTTAAATAAGTAG
- a CDS encoding MotA/TolQ/ExbB proton channel family protein yields MAMLLQFFYQAGMLVWMIILLSVVMWGLILTVYWRQRYIQPQLQTSLQAISLHQLNLPFWHQQQLLKAWLSQATLMLDCGMPWIRICIQILPFLGLLGTVDGMIVSFTQLDKMNVQQQLAGGISQALLTTLAGLVTSLSGLYLAHNLNRRNQIIIDQFRYCFIKG; encoded by the coding sequence ATGGCTATGTTGCTTCAGTTTTTTTATCAGGCAGGGATGCTTGTTTGGATGATCATTTTATTATCCGTGGTGATGTGGGGATTGATCTTAACGGTATATTGGCGCCAGCGCTATATCCAACCGCAATTGCAGACTTCTCTGCAAGCTATTTCTTTGCATCAGCTTAATCTACCATTCTGGCATCAACAACAGTTACTCAAGGCCTGGCTCAGTCAAGCGACATTAATGCTTGATTGCGGTATGCCTTGGATCCGTATTTGTATTCAGATTTTACCATTTTTGGGTTTGTTAGGTACTGTCGACGGCATGATAGTTAGTTTTACTCAGTTGGATAAAATGAATGTACAACAACAGCTTGCTGGTGGAATTAGCCAGGCATTGTTGACGACATTAGCTGGTTTAGTTACATCACTTTCTGGCCTGTATCTGGCTCATAATCTTAATCGTCGTAATCAAATTATTATTGATCAATTTCGTTATTGTTTTATTAAAGGTTAA
- a CDS encoding tetratricopeptide repeat protein: MDKVKRQVLLSCVGMLALVVVNAHAADTSYYRRYQQLTYQLEQDPHLILPQIEQFQLQVANAGTKAKQMAAYLHLQACTALERDICTVHQAELLLDLPGQEESKPALMKLTVQLYYRLQRYSDVIRQSEHWLSMPSQTSLSDRAMIFTLQAKSFYQLQTLVSAQQSIEQALVLEVDESRYRFLLALLQQTKQLTAENTLLQLLTEKYINNPLYWERLAYSWYELDKPEQALNVFGSAYKSRLLPLRSLLFYSQLLIQQQAPNRAVQILEKEADKFTPQAVKYCSECDASKYRQLLIQAYLMAERKSEALALLEKKVDKTNEQLMISSQLAYSQARWHLAIELLQRQIKQQPRNDYWRLLLAVSYFENKDYIHARKQFRLIKQSQYMKTAQDWLAQIDYLLS, from the coding sequence ATGGACAAGGTTAAAAGGCAGGTTCTGTTATCTTGTGTTGGTATGCTGGCGCTTGTAGTCGTAAATGCACATGCCGCTGATACATCATATTATCGGCGGTATCAACAATTAACATATCAGCTTGAACAAGATCCTCATCTTATTTTGCCACAAATTGAACAATTTCAGTTACAAGTTGCTAATGCGGGTACTAAAGCTAAACAAATGGCCGCTTATTTACATCTACAAGCATGTACTGCATTAGAGCGAGATATTTGTACTGTTCATCAGGCTGAATTATTGCTTGACCTACCAGGACAAGAGGAATCCAAGCCGGCGTTGATGAAATTAACGGTACAATTATATTATCGTTTACAGCGTTACTCTGATGTTATTAGGCAAAGTGAGCATTGGCTGTCGATGCCGTCACAAACGAGTTTATCTGATCGTGCGATGATATTTACATTACAAGCGAAAAGTTTTTATCAGTTACAGACGTTGGTATCGGCACAGCAAAGTATTGAACAGGCCTTAGTCTTAGAGGTTGATGAATCACGCTATCGTTTTTTGTTAGCGTTATTACAACAGACCAAGCAATTAACGGCTGAAAATACGTTGTTGCAATTACTGACAGAAAAATACATTAATAATCCACTCTATTGGGAGCGGTTAGCTTATAGCTGGTATGAACTTGATAAGCCAGAGCAAGCGCTAAACGTATTTGGCAGTGCCTATAAGTCAAGGTTATTACCTTTGCGTAGTCTATTATTTTATAGTCAGTTATTAATTCAGCAGCAAGCACCAAATCGAGCGGTTCAGATACTGGAAAAAGAAGCCGATAAGTTTACTCCGCAAGCTGTTAAATATTGCTCAGAGTGTGATGCCTCAAAGTATCGGCAGTTACTTATCCAAGCTTATCTAATGGCCGAGCGTAAATCAGAAGCGCTAGCATTGCTTGAAAAAAAGGTCGATAAAACCAATGAGCAACTGATGATTAGTAGTCAATTGGCATATAGTCAAGCACGCTGGCATTTGGCTATTGAATTGTTGCAACGACAGATTAAGCAACAACCTCGTAATGATTATTGGCGATTATTATTGGCGGTGAGTTATTTTGAAAATAAAGATTATATACATGCTCGTAAGCAGTTTAGGCTTATTAAACAATCACAATATATGAAAACAGCACAAGATTGGTTAGCACAGATTGATTATTTATTAAGCTAA
- a CDS encoding DUF2750 domain-containing protein: MTETNPILTKFFADVKPSQQVWGLQDSTGEEWVICDSVNFEDTDAMPLWSTEALARIHCCDEWNAYKPAAISVSDLLEFWIEDLNEDNVIIGLNWESEGECAELELAEFTQSVVDIEAL; the protein is encoded by the coding sequence ATGACAGAAACAAATCCAATACTGACTAAATTCTTTGCAGACGTAAAACCTAGCCAACAAGTTTGGGGCTTACAAGATAGTACCGGTGAAGAATGGGTTATATGTGATTCGGTTAATTTCGAAGACACAGATGCAATGCCACTTTGGTCTACAGAAGCACTTGCTAGAATACATTGCTGTGATGAATGGAACGCGTATAAACCAGCGGCTATCTCTGTATCTGACTTACTTGAATTCTGGATTGAAGATCTGAATGAAGACAATGTGATCATTGGTCTTAACTGGGAATCTGAAGGCGAATGTGCCGAACTTGAACTCGCTGAATTTACCCAATCAGTTGTAGATATCGAAGCGCTTTAA
- a CDS encoding DUF3450 domain-containing protein, whose amino-acid sequence MNDNKEHRLLDSLRCFSGRHQKCISVGVIKLAISSLFFGVLNIHAQATDLQQVIAVDNQGLRASQQAQVAVSQLSDEQQILQQQYREVLWQQRVADKYQLQLDSQINALHNANDELERQREQVRKTQIAVSPLMQDMLSTLQQVVESDIPFLQVERKLRLQILIQNLADPRIILGDKMAQVLDAYQVELSYGYAAETWLGTLDSERMVNFLRVGRLGYYWLSIDGQQAAIWKQGEGWVQLEDKWFQPLRQAIAVAAGNIAPDIMTLPRPNPASVEGLS is encoded by the coding sequence ATGAATGACAATAAAGAACATCGGTTATTAGATTCCTTACGCTGCTTTTCTGGGCGTCATCAAAAGTGCATTAGTGTAGGTGTTATTAAATTAGCTATTTCTAGCTTATTTTTTGGGGTATTAAATATACATGCTCAAGCAACTGACCTTCAGCAAGTCATCGCTGTTGATAACCAAGGCTTACGTGCTAGTCAGCAAGCTCAAGTAGCTGTCAGCCAGTTATCTGATGAACAGCAGATACTGCAACAACAGTATCGAGAGGTTCTATGGCAACAGCGCGTAGCTGATAAATATCAGCTACAACTTGATAGCCAAATTAATGCATTACACAACGCAAATGATGAATTAGAGCGACAACGAGAGCAGGTTAGAAAAACTCAAATTGCAGTGAGTCCGTTGATGCAGGATATGTTGAGTACTTTGCAGCAAGTGGTTGAGAGTGATATACCGTTTTTACAGGTCGAGAGGAAGCTGCGTTTGCAAATTTTGATTCAGAATTTGGCCGATCCTCGTATTATATTAGGGGATAAAATGGCACAAGTGTTAGATGCCTATCAGGTGGAGTTAAGTTATGGTTACGCAGCTGAAACTTGGTTAGGTACTTTAGATAGTGAGCGTATGGTTAACTTTTTACGCGTGGGCCGTTTAGGTTATTACTGGCTAAGTATTGATGGTCAGCAGGCTGCTATTTGGAAGCAAGGAGAAGGATGGGTACAGCTTGAGGATAAATGGTTTCAGCCTTTGCGTCAGGCGATCGCTGTAGCAGCTGGCAATATAGCGCCAGATATTATGACACTACCACGACCGAACCCAGCTTCTGTTGAGGGACTATCATGA
- a CDS encoding energy transducer TonB, with protein sequence MIYQLTMGEAIVNTYTPVSLAKVYFVADRQIEEIEPELITKLTSAPQLSTPPPMSVNLSLLAMNSLVKIPKVLTDIPMSETKLQPITLQFSPNGKQLGSQMMTNIRFAKPVFQLPPQYPPVAKQRAIEGFVVLELKITVKGRVQQVKVVQQHPADIFVRSATRAVMRWRFDPPAQTEWQRIIIRYQLES encoded by the coding sequence TTGATTTATCAACTCACGATGGGAGAGGCTATCGTTAATACATATACGCCAGTTTCATTAGCCAAAGTATATTTTGTTGCTGATAGACAGATAGAAGAGATTGAACCTGAGTTAATCACTAAACTTACATCGGCTCCGCAATTAAGTACGCCACCGCCAATGTCGGTTAATTTGTCGCTGTTAGCAATGAATAGTCTGGTAAAAATACCTAAGGTATTAACAGATATACCTATGTCTGAAACTAAGCTACAACCAATAACGTTGCAATTCTCACCAAATGGCAAGCAGTTAGGTAGTCAAATGATGACAAATATAAGGTTTGCTAAACCAGTATTTCAATTACCACCTCAGTATCCGCCAGTGGCGAAACAGCGAGCTATCGAGGGTTTTGTTGTTCTTGAACTTAAGATTACAGTTAAAGGTAGAGTGCAGCAGGTCAAAGTTGTTCAGCAGCATCCCGCTGATATATTTGTCCGTTCCGCCACAAGAGCTGTCATGCGTTGGCGTTTTGATCCACCTGCACAAACAGAGTGGCAACGTATAATTATTCGCTATCAACTGGAGTCATAA
- a CDS encoding ExbD/TolR family protein — MRFQHTQEQDDNAIIDMTPLIDIVFILLIFFILTASFQQQNTINIDRPQSTTNDSSDVVKLMVTIDKEGEISLDQGPIKLTDLSAYVKAKVSSTGSSSAVIQVDKDVTSGRLITVIDKIRIAGVANVAVATDKI; from the coding sequence ATGCGTTTTCAACATACTCAAGAACAAGATGATAATGCCATTATCGATATGACCCCTTTGATTGATATAGTATTTATTTTATTGATATTCTTTATTTTAACGGCGTCGTTTCAACAACAAAACACGATTAACATCGATCGTCCACAAAGTACAACAAATGATAGTAGTGACGTGGTCAAATTGATGGTTACTATTGATAAAGAGGGGGAAATCAGCTTAGACCAAGGCCCGATTAAATTGACTGATTTGAGTGCCTACGTTAAAGCTAAAGTAAGTTCGACAGGGAGTTCTTCTGCTGTGATTCAGGTAGATAAAGATGTGACAAGTGGTCGGTTAATTACTGTTATCGATAAAATTAGGATTGCCGGAGTTGCCAATGTTGCTGTTGCTACCGACAAGATCTAA
- a CDS encoding TonB-dependent receptor plug domain-containing protein, with product MKTKIALAVSLALTSQSTLSSTLSAEQAPDKIGMEIVVKDKIDPALTSQQSLSAAEIKQRPTGNGNLTDLLKSNPAIRFSNSGNNSMNQGEIKPEDISIHGSTAYQNTFNLDGMTINNDLDPANNKLGVTNSNLSSDEQGFYLDSRLIDSITVYDANIPAEFGGFTGGVIDVNSRSWQGENHASVFYRMTDSSWNENHVDEQLNFSSGNNDASNPSRFQPKYSKQSLGAWFEAGITDDLGLVFSLSRRNSSIPMTNVGKKAVTLDKDNKLIGFATESNIKKQTRVSDNLFTKLTWYATPRTTANWSMTYSGYNSEMFMNGTANSDYSESHNGLASSLNIEHAFDFGMLDMGISIQNMQDIRDGEQNYYVSLKDYTDWQNPTEFSSGGPGDLTTEQQNVTANAKMTLDPLQFGNSQHTFTFGTEITQTNAKFIRDETYYRNSYQGMWDSMEWLSSASQVDAFFAGTYRTDYRNYSLFFDDTISIGNVNIRPGLRIDRDSFVKNTNIAPRLSTSWNVFGDGSTMLTAGLNRYYGRSMLTYALYEGQNGGLKHCYMMCEPNSETSSNDWVETNDFEGMSDLDTPYNDELAMSLQQRWNNSMIKLAYVHRNGYDEVRSRPKYPGTKNPTQARIRTFDNNGKTQHDNVILSARNTQPLRWLATDNNLTASVSWQQTSSNTPMDQGYAFYDPSINLDQDNVWYDGKIIAAEDLPSTDFNAPLLVNLEWTTKINQYGLTWYNLANWQSSREQATRHENAYAIDPSTNKQVLKYESVKFASTFRWNTKLMWQPKFAKGAALSIEVNNVLNNKNATDSFVYNDKVYRTYEAGRQFWLQASYDI from the coding sequence ATGAAAACAAAAATTGCGCTTGCGGTTAGTCTGGCACTAACTTCTCAATCAACACTGTCAAGTACACTAAGTGCAGAGCAAGCACCTGATAAAATAGGCATGGAAATTGTCGTTAAAGATAAAATAGATCCTGCGTTAACATCGCAGCAATCTTTGTCCGCAGCAGAAATTAAACAACGACCAACCGGTAATGGTAATCTCACTGATTTATTAAAATCAAATCCTGCAATTCGCTTTTCAAATTCAGGTAATAACAGCATGAATCAAGGTGAGATAAAACCAGAAGATATCTCGATTCACGGCTCAACCGCTTATCAAAATACTTTTAATCTTGATGGGATGACGATCAATAATGATTTAGACCCAGCAAATAATAAGTTAGGTGTAACAAACAGTAATTTAAGCAGTGATGAACAAGGCTTCTACCTAGACAGCCGTTTAATCGACAGTATAACTGTATATGATGCCAATATTCCTGCCGAATTTGGCGGATTTACTGGTGGCGTTATCGACGTTAACAGCCGCAGTTGGCAAGGTGAAAATCATGCCAGTGTCTTTTATCGTATGACAGATTCAAGCTGGAATGAAAATCACGTTGATGAACAACTTAATTTCAGCAGCGGCAATAATGATGCCAGTAACCCTAGCCGCTTCCAGCCCAAGTACAGTAAACAAAGTCTAGGAGCCTGGTTTGAAGCTGGAATCACTGATGACTTAGGGCTGGTATTTTCACTTTCACGCCGAAACTCATCGATACCTATGACTAATGTCGGTAAAAAAGCCGTGACATTAGATAAAGATAATAAATTGATTGGCTTTGCTACTGAAAGCAATATTAAAAAGCAAACTCGCGTTTCAGATAACCTATTCACTAAATTAACCTGGTATGCCACACCACGCACAACCGCGAACTGGTCAATGACTTATTCGGGTTACAACAGTGAAATGTTCATGAATGGCACTGCAAACTCTGATTACTCAGAATCGCATAACGGCCTAGCTAGCAGTTTGAATATTGAACATGCCTTTGATTTTGGCATGTTAGATATGGGTATTAGTATCCAGAATATGCAAGACATCCGTGATGGTGAGCAAAATTATTATGTTTCTCTTAAAGATTACACCGACTGGCAAAATCCGACCGAGTTTAGTTCTGGCGGACCCGGCGATCTCACCACTGAACAACAAAATGTCACCGCAAATGCCAAAATGACATTAGATCCACTCCAATTCGGCAATAGCCAGCATACTTTTACATTCGGTACCGAAATAACTCAAACTAATGCTAAGTTTATACGCGATGAAACCTACTACAGAAATAGCTATCAAGGTATGTGGGATTCTATGGAATGGTTATCCTCTGCCAGTCAAGTAGATGCATTTTTTGCAGGTACTTACCGCACAGACTATCGTAACTATTCTCTGTTTTTCGATGATACTATTAGCATAGGTAATGTAAATATTCGCCCTGGATTACGTATTGATCGTGACAGTTTCGTTAAAAATACGAATATAGCACCAAGATTAAGTACCAGTTGGAATGTTTTTGGCGACGGCAGCACTATGCTGACGGCGGGTCTAAACCGTTATTATGGTCGTTCTATGCTCACTTACGCATTGTACGAAGGTCAAAATGGAGGTCTTAAACACTGTTATATGATGTGTGAACCAAACAGTGAAACATCGAGTAATGACTGGGTTGAGACCAATGATTTTGAAGGTATGAGCGATCTTGATACTCCATACAATGATGAGCTTGCCATGAGCCTACAGCAACGCTGGAATAACAGTATGATAAAACTGGCTTATGTACACAGAAATGGTTATGACGAAGTGCGCAGCCGTCCTAAATATCCCGGCACCAAGAATCCAACACAGGCCAGAATTCGTACCTTTGATAATAACGGCAAGACCCAACACGATAATGTGATCTTAAGTGCACGAAATACACAACCATTACGTTGGCTCGCTACCGATAACAATCTAACTGCATCGGTAAGCTGGCAACAAACAAGCAGTAATACGCCGATGGATCAAGGATATGCATTTTATGATCCGAGCATTAATCTAGACCAAGACAACGTTTGGTACGATGGCAAGATCATCGCCGCCGAAGATCTGCCATCAACAGATTTCAACGCACCTTTATTAGTCAACCTTGAATGGACAACCAAAATAAACCAATACGGCCTAACTTGGTATAACCTAGCAAATTGGCAAAGTAGTCGCGAGCAGGCAACCCGCCATGAAAACGCCTACGCAATTGACCCGAGTACAAATAAGCAGGTACTAAAGTATGAATCTGTTAAATTTGCCAGCACCTTCCGCTGGAATACTAAATTGATGTGGCAACCTAAATTTGCCAAAGGTGCAGCACTATCAATTGAAGTCAATAATGTACTCAATAACAAAAATGCCACAGATTCATTTGTATATAACGACAAAGTTTATCGTACTTATGAAGCAGGTCGCCAGTTCTGGCTGCAAGCTAGTTACGACATTTAA
- a CDS encoding cold-shock protein, whose amino-acid sequence MKGKIISYISAKKFGFICGDDGESYFLHVSSLLDKANESKLVKDVVVEFEPTTTPKGLAAKQVHVPDVNFKKQLVAFFTAKSNQPRYGHVVARYTLSTRFFKDQNEGRSHIKQLAADIGCNAILNTNVEKKTFSEGGENFTMHSFSGDFALVTEDVPCNNDVECAESVAIIDANVIAVAGQFQRVSNSEMKAKAKQLRKFNPLLLVGAVVILGAVFAISMWFVNTAH is encoded by the coding sequence GTGAAAGGAAAAATTATATCGTACATTTCTGCAAAGAAGTTTGGTTTTATTTGTGGCGATGATGGCGAGAGTTATTTCTTACATGTGTCGAGCTTGCTCGATAAAGCCAATGAATCTAAATTGGTGAAGGATGTTGTTGTTGAATTCGAACCAACAACAACACCAAAAGGCCTTGCCGCAAAACAAGTACACGTACCGGATGTTAACTTTAAAAAACAGTTGGTGGCTTTTTTCACAGCGAAAAGCAATCAACCAAGATACGGGCATGTTGTTGCAAGATATACACTAAGCACACGTTTCTTTAAAGATCAAAACGAAGGTCGTAGCCATATTAAGCAATTGGCGGCAGACATCGGTTGTAATGCTATTTTAAATACAAATGTGGAAAAGAAGACCTTCTCTGAAGGTGGTGAAAATTTCACTATGCATTCATTTAGTGGTGACTTTGCATTAGTTACAGAAGATGTTCCGTGTAATAACGACGTGGAATGTGCAGAATCTGTAGCAATCATTGACGCCAATGTTATAGCCGTAGCAGGGCAGTTTCAGCGTGTAAGTAATTCTGAAATGAAAGCGAAAGCAAAGCAATTACGTAAATTTAACCCACTGCTATTAGTAGGCGCGGTTGTTATTCTAGGTGCTGTTTTCGCAATTTCTATGTGGTTTGTTAATACGGCACATTGA
- a CDS encoding metal-dependent hydrolase gives MANFNTHLNVAALLTGLSSASLVAAGHIELNTAIWLWFLGTMGGLLPDIDSDNSTSLDTIFNLFAFAIILIVMRYIIDEDMVDLSFLKVIAIPVVTYGVMKYGLRTIFERLTVHRGSCHSLLFLALCGLLTTQIIANVDGINSNKADSLAWLSGGFVFLGGLIHLLLDEIYSVDLRNIRIKRSFGTALKLVDLDNKLLLLAMLIAVGVLWTTTPEIETTLDMLCDWSMFSLV, from the coding sequence ATGGCAAATTTTAATACACATTTGAATGTAGCAGCACTATTAACAGGGTTATCTTCTGCAAGTTTAGTCGCTGCGGGGCATATTGAACTTAATACCGCTATTTGGCTGTGGTTCTTAGGCACTATGGGTGGTTTATTACCGGATATTGATTCTGATAACTCGACATCACTCGATACTATCTTTAACCTTTTTGCTTTTGCCATCATTTTGATCGTCATGCGTTATATTATTGATGAGGATATGGTGGATTTGAGCTTTCTAAAGGTTATCGCCATACCTGTCGTGACTTATGGGGTGATGAAGTATGGATTAAGGACTATTTTTGAGCGTTTAACGGTGCACCGAGGCAGTTGTCATTCTTTATTGTTCCTCGCCTTGTGCGGGCTGCTGACGACTCAAATCATTGCTAATGTGGATGGTATTAATTCAAATAAGGCGGATAGTCTTGCCTGGTTGTCTGGCGGGTTTGTATTTTTGGGTGGCTTGATACACTTGCTGTTAGATGAAATATACAGTGTCGACTTACGTAATATTAGGATAAAACGGTCATTTGGGACCGCATTGAAACTAGTCGATTTGGACAATAAGTTGTTGCTGTTAGCCATGCTGATAGCCGTTGGCGTGCTGTGGACGACAACACCTGAAATCGAGACTACGCTTGATATGCTGTGTGATTGGTCGATGTTTAGTTTAGTATAG
- the def gene encoding peptide deformylase, with the protein MAVLTILTAPNKKLEIPAETVADVSTVQTLIDDMLETMYKTDDGIGLASTQVGRKEAVVVIDISEDRNEPMVLINPVVVEGENKESGQEGCLSIPGYYADVERFTKVKVTALDREGNAIEINDDDFLAIAMQHEIDHLKGTLFIDYLSPLKKKMALKKVKKTIKEMAE; encoded by the coding sequence ATGGCAGTATTAACTATTCTTACGGCACCAAACAAAAAATTAGAGATACCCGCTGAAACAGTAGCAGATGTAAGTACAGTTCAAACATTGATCGATGACATGCTTGAGACTATGTACAAAACAGACGACGGTATTGGTCTTGCTTCAACGCAAGTTGGTCGTAAAGAAGCCGTTGTTGTTATTGATATTTCAGAGGATCGTAATGAACCTATGGTATTAATCAACCCTGTTGTTGTTGAAGGTGAAAACAAAGAAAGTGGCCAAGAAGGGTGTTTATCTATTCCTGGCTACTATGCAGACGTTGAACGTTTTACGAAAGTGAAAGTAACGGCATTGGATCGTGAAGGCAACGCAATTGAAATCAATGACGATGACTTTTTAGCGATTGCAATGCAACACGAGATTGATCATCTTAAAGGTACGCTTTTTATTGATTACCTGTCGCCATTGAAAAAGAAAATGGCACTTAAAAAAGTTAAAAAAACAATTAAAGAGATGGCCGAATAA